One genomic segment of Synechocystis sp. LKSZ1 includes these proteins:
- a CDS encoding PspA/IM30 family protein, protein MGLFDRLGRVVRANLNDLVSKAEDPEKVLEQAVIDMQEDLVQLRQAVARTIAEQKRTEQRYNQDLGEAGKWEQRAKLALAKGDENLAREALTRKKSFSETAATYKAQLDQLTGQVEGLKRNLIALESKISEAKTKKNMLQARAKAAKANEELQKTLSGIDTSSAMGAFERMENKVLDLEARSQAIGELGGVGIDNQFAQLEASSDVEDELALLKAQMSGGALPGGSTTQPILEAAPVDTNKAPVADSVVDAELEDLRRKLNDL, encoded by the coding sequence ATGGGACTATTTGATCGCCTAGGCCGAGTGGTACGTGCCAACCTAAACGACCTGGTCAGTAAAGCCGAAGATCCGGAAAAAGTCCTGGAACAAGCGGTTATTGATATGCAGGAAGACCTGGTGCAATTGCGTCAGGCGGTTGCTCGTACTATTGCTGAACAAAAACGCACAGAACAACGCTACAACCAAGATCTAGGGGAAGCAGGGAAATGGGAACAACGAGCTAAATTAGCCTTGGCTAAGGGGGATGAAAATTTAGCACGGGAGGCCCTGACCCGCAAAAAATCCTTTAGTGAAACCGCCGCCACCTACAAGGCCCAGCTTGATCAACTTACGGGCCAGGTAGAGGGCTTGAAGCGGAATTTAATTGCCCTAGAAAGCAAGATCTCTGAGGCCAAAACCAAGAAAAATATGCTCCAGGCCCGGGCCAAAGCCGCCAAGGCCAACGAAGAACTGCAAAAAACCCTCAGTGGTATCGACACCAGCAGTGCCATGGGGGCCTTCGAGCGCATGGAAAACAAGGTGTTAGATCTAGAAGCCCGTTCCCAGGCCATTGGTGAACTGGGAGGCGTTGGCATTGATAATCAATTTGCCCAACTAGAGGCCAGCAGTGATGTGGAAGATGAACTGGCTCTCCTGAAAGCGCAAATGAGTGGCGGGGCATTACCTGGTGGCTCAACAACTCAACCAATCCTTGAAGCCGCTCCAGTGGATACGAACAAGGCCCCGGTAGCAGATTCCGTCGTCGATGCAGAACTTGAGGATCTGCGCCGTAAGCTCAATGACCTTTAG
- a CDS encoding GGDEF domain-containing protein has product MQTYSGPGNMLIEIIVKVLEQKDKTTIILLGFFSLFIIGIVDFYTGYQYAFSVFYVLPIALITLVSNQNLGLLASLLSACIFTYAEIASGRFYDNVLTPYWNILIRFSLFAIVSILLTAIKRLIKTERILARTDHLTAAVNARSFQEIMTLELYRLQRYHHPLTLVYFDLDNFKIVNDQLGHSHGDQALQSVVNCIKKYIRKTDTIARMGGDEFVLLLPETNREQAQQLVTDIRPFLASEMRKHNWPITFSMGVLTCTTVPGSIDELVTIADNLMYKAKLQGKNTVEYATYPG; this is encoded by the coding sequence ATGCAGACGTATAGTGGCCCAGGAAATATGCTGATAGAGATAATCGTCAAAGTTCTAGAACAAAAAGATAAAACGACGATTATCTTGCTCGGATTTTTTTCGCTTTTTATCATCGGTATCGTTGATTTTTACACTGGCTATCAGTACGCCTTCTCAGTTTTCTACGTCCTGCCCATAGCCCTGATTACTCTCGTTTCCAACCAAAATCTGGGTCTGCTTGCCTCTCTCCTAAGCGCTTGTATTTTTACCTATGCGGAAATAGCGTCAGGTCGTTTCTACGACAATGTGTTGACTCCCTATTGGAATATCCTAATTCGTTTCAGCTTGTTTGCCATTGTTTCTATTCTTTTGACGGCGATCAAACGTCTGATCAAAACAGAAAGGATATTAGCCCGGACTGATCATCTTACCGCCGCCGTTAACGCTCGTTCTTTTCAGGAAATCATGACCCTGGAGTTGTATCGCCTCCAGCGCTATCACCATCCCTTGACGTTGGTTTATTTTGATCTAGACAATTTCAAAATCGTCAATGATCAACTCGGTCACTCCCATGGTGATCAGGCCCTTCAATCCGTTGTTAATTGCATCAAAAAATATATTCGCAAGACGGATACAATCGCCAGAATGGGAGGCGATGAATTTGTATTATTGCTGCCAGAAACAAACCGTGAACAAGCCCAGCAATTAGTTACAGATATTCGTCCGTTTTTGGCGTCGGAAATGCGTAAACATAATTGGCCAATCACCTTTAGTATGGGGGTCTTGACCTGCACGACCGTCCCTGGTTCCATTGACGAGCTAGTCACCATCGCAGATAATCTAATGTACAAAGCCAAACTCCAGGGTAAAAATACTGTCGAGTATGCTACCTATCCAGGATAA
- a CDS encoding DUF3370 domain-containing protein: MLSSLLPFVLAQGIAIPVIPPPPSPSIPTEPIAPQSPQELVVPQRVRPLTGKLDNTPVLNSNNPELIFNEGIIISTLPSIGMGSPYAHLNYAFRGRFDVFAHHVVQASPEGRTLYLGILLFNDSRQPAKVNVLQAASSLTSPDALFIELPPQVENPDGQFFSGPGSRVMDRVLRGQRQALYPAELIIPPGQAQMLVNNPLPVNYRPDPTQPPPLKLPRNGFSAYFRLQTDTPIYGASLAMYAPKDAQGNERPPTLAEWQQLLKTANLMTPRDRIPRNSQRRIYSRVAGVSLGSTWIATLTDNDTREQLNIPQSGQAFSYAISTIEGGLMGTNQKQAAKMAVRYPDTAYESHGNYGVHYSLTLPLHNPTSQPQQVSLAIETPLKFNEGRDTLTFLVPPAPNVFFRGTVQFRYNNDQGTAQNRYFHLVQKRGQRGDDLVTLTLKPAEKRTVQVDLLYPPDATPPQLLTVRTR, from the coding sequence ATGTTGTCGTCCCTCCTCCCCTTTGTTCTGGCCCAGGGAATTGCCATTCCTGTTATCCCCCCTCCCCCATCGCCCTCTATCCCCACGGAGCCCATCGCCCCTCAATCCCCCCAGGAACTCGTCGTTCCCCAACGGGTTCGGCCCCTCACGGGCAAATTAGACAATACCCCCGTTCTAAATAGTAATAATCCCGAACTGATATTCAATGAAGGTATTATTATCTCAACCCTGCCTTCCATTGGCATGGGCAGTCCCTACGCCCATCTGAATTATGCCTTCCGGGGTCGCTTTGATGTCTTTGCCCATCACGTTGTTCAGGCCTCTCCCGAGGGACGAACGCTTTATTTAGGGATTTTGCTCTTTAATGACAGCCGCCAACCGGCCAAAGTCAATGTACTCCAGGCGGCTAGTTCCCTTACCTCCCCGGATGCCCTTTTTATTGAGCTTCCCCCCCAAGTCGAAAACCCCGACGGTCAATTTTTTTCTGGCCCAGGTAGTCGGGTAATGGATAGAGTCCTGCGAGGTCAGCGGCAAGCCCTCTATCCGGCTGAATTGATTATTCCTCCTGGCCAGGCCCAAATGTTAGTCAATAACCCTTTACCAGTGAATTATCGGCCTGACCCTACTCAGCCACCGCCGCTCAAACTCCCTCGCAACGGCTTTTCTGCCTATTTTCGTCTCCAGACCGATACCCCCATCTACGGGGCCAGTTTGGCCATGTATGCACCCAAAGATGCTCAGGGCAATGAACGGCCACCAACCCTGGCGGAATGGCAACAACTGCTCAAAACGGCCAATTTAATGACCCCCCGTGACCGTATTCCCCGCAATAGCCAGCGGCGCATCTATAGTCGAGTGGCCGGGGTCTCCTTAGGCTCTACCTGGATAGCCACACTCACCGATAATGACACCAGGGAACAACTCAATATTCCCCAATCTGGCCAGGCCTTTTCCTACGCGATTAGCACCATTGAAGGCGGCCTGATGGGAACCAATCAAAAACAAGCAGCCAAAATGGCCGTCCGCTATCCCGATACGGCCTACGAATCCCACGGCAACTATGGGGTACACTACAGCTTGACGCTCCCCCTCCATAATCCGACTTCCCAGCCTCAGCAGGTTAGTTTGGCCATTGAAACTCCGCTTAAATTCAACGAGGGACGAGACACCCTAACCTTTCTAGTTCCGCCTGCCCCCAATGTCTTTTTCCGAGGAACTGTTCAGTTTCGCTACAATAACGACCAAGGTACTGCGCAAAATCGCTACTTCCACCTGGTGCAAAAACGGGGACAGCGGGGCGATGACTTGGTGACCTTGACCCTTAAACCGGCGGAAAAACGAACCGTGCAGGTAGATCTCCTCTATCCACCAGATGCCACTCCGCCTCAATTGTTAACGGTCAGAACGCGCTAG
- a CDS encoding DUF2555 domain-containing protein, giving the protein MSALTLHQNIAKFTPEDVAQLAQRLEKDEYNSPFEGLQDWHLLRAIAFQRQELAEPYLYLLDIETYDEA; this is encoded by the coding sequence ATGTCAGCCCTGACCCTACACCAAAACATTGCTAAGTTCACCCCGGAAGATGTTGCCCAATTGGCCCAACGCCTGGAAAAAGACGAATATAACAGTCCCTTTGAGGGCCTCCAGGATTGGCATCTCCTGCGAGCCATCGCCTTTCAACGCCAAGAACTTGCTGAACCCTATCTTTACCTATTGGATATCGAAACCTACGATGAGGCCTAG
- a CDS encoding PhzF family phenazine biosynthesis isomerase: MRYPFYTLDVFTDQIFGGNPLAVFPEAEGLSPAQMQKVAAEINYSETVFVFPPTTPQGDYRLRIFTPATELPFAGHPTIGTAFLLGHLGKVSLNSEPTIIVLEEGVGPVAVTLYTEQGQLYKTELTVAQLPQALPDPPSVEILAPILSLSPEQIRQGQERPRCYSCGLPFLFVPLVDYPALTQAQLQQHSWETQLRSQAVNCLYLFTDKVPDNPSAHFQARMFAPSLGIEEDPATGSAVAAFAGYLSQHFPQSGVFSWRVIQGVEMGRPSTLDLVMEQTSQGLQSVKVSGRSVVVSHGWFEIPSAC; encoded by the coding sequence ATGCGTTACCCCTTTTACACCCTCGATGTTTTTACCGATCAAATTTTTGGGGGCAACCCCCTAGCGGTTTTTCCCGAAGCCGAGGGACTCTCTCCGGCCCAGATGCAGAAAGTGGCAGCGGAAATTAACTACTCCGAAACAGTTTTTGTCTTTCCCCCCACAACACCCCAGGGCGACTATCGACTCCGCATTTTTACCCCTGCGACGGAGCTCCCCTTTGCAGGCCATCCCACCATTGGTACGGCTTTTCTGCTGGGCCATCTAGGCAAGGTGTCCCTTAATTCTGAGCCCACGATTATTGTTCTAGAGGAAGGGGTTGGCCCAGTAGCGGTGACTCTTTACACCGAGCAAGGGCAACTCTACAAAACAGAATTAACCGTGGCCCAACTCCCCCAAGCCCTGCCGGATCCGCCCTCTGTTGAAATCCTAGCCCCGATTCTTTCTCTCTCCCCCGAGCAAATTCGACAGGGCCAGGAGCGCCCCCGGTGCTACTCCTGCGGTTTACCTTTCCTCTTTGTACCTCTAGTGGATTACCCGGCCCTGACCCAAGCTCAACTACAACAGCATTCCTGGGAAACCCAGCTCCGATCCCAGGCGGTCAACTGTCTCTATCTTTTCACCGATAAGGTTCCAGACAATCCATCGGCCCATTTCCAGGCCCGCATGTTTGCCCCTAGTTTGGGGATTGAAGAAGATCCGGCTACTGGATCAGCGGTAGCGGCTTTTGCCGGCTATCTTAGTCAGCATTTCCCCCAATCCGGCGTGTTCTCCTGGCGAGTTATCCAAGGTGTTGAAATGGGCCGACCCAGTACCTTGGATTTAGTAATGGAACAAACATCCCAAGGTCTACAATCGGTCAAAGTCTCTGGTCGCTCAGTAGTGGTCAGCCATGGCTGGTTTGAAATTCCCTCAGCCTGCTAA
- the coaBC gene encoding bifunctional phosphopantothenoylcysteine decarboxylase/phosphopantothenate--cysteine ligase CoaBC encodes MLQARRVLVGVGGGIAAYKVAEVVSQLFQSGAEVRVILTTAAQQFITPLTLATLSRHPAYTDQDFWQAHHNRPLHIELGEWAELFLIAPLTANTLGKLALGLADNLLTNTVLASRCLILLAPAMNTDMWEQVSVQRNWQLLTQDPRYHWLEPTEGLLACDRRGRGRMAEPDVIIRRVQSLLWPNFQRDLSNKTLLISAGGTQEYLDPVRFLGNPASGKMGLALAQSALDRGARVILVHGPLLNLPLPTSPQLRSIAVTSAAQMEQALLENLAQADWVVMAAAVADVKPAHYSPTKLPKQALPQALALEPVPDIVAKLSQQRHPSQIIVGFAAQTGEIVSPALEKLQRKKLDVIVANPVDQAEAGFGTDTNQGVILDRFGHQQTIAPGPKLALAHALWDYLQTHFCPLSSVGDNEN; translated from the coding sequence ATGCTCCAGGCCCGTCGTGTGTTGGTCGGTGTTGGGGGAGGCATTGCCGCCTATAAGGTGGCGGAGGTCGTTTCTCAGTTGTTCCAGAGCGGAGCGGAGGTGCGGGTTATCCTCACAACCGCGGCCCAGCAGTTCATCACCCCCTTGACCCTGGCCACCCTCAGTCGTCATCCTGCCTACACAGATCAAGATTTTTGGCAGGCCCACCATAATCGTCCTCTACACATTGAGTTAGGAGAATGGGCCGAATTATTCCTGATAGCGCCCCTCACAGCTAATACCTTGGGAAAGTTAGCCCTCGGCCTGGCCGATAATCTGCTGACCAATACGGTGTTGGCTTCTCGTTGTCTGATCCTGTTGGCCCCGGCCATGAATACGGACATGTGGGAACAGGTTTCCGTCCAACGTAATTGGCAGTTGCTGACTCAAGACCCCCGTTATCATTGGCTAGAACCGACCGAGGGCCTATTAGCCTGTGACCGTCGGGGCCGGGGCCGGATGGCGGAACCCGATGTCATCATCCGTCGTGTTCAATCCTTACTCTGGCCTAACTTTCAGCGAGATTTGAGCAATAAAACCCTCCTGATCAGTGCGGGAGGGACGCAGGAATACCTTGACCCCGTCCGTTTTTTAGGCAATCCTGCCAGTGGCAAAATGGGACTGGCCTTGGCCCAATCGGCGCTGGATCGGGGGGCTAGAGTCATTCTCGTCCATGGGCCATTGCTAAATCTGCCGTTACCCACTTCCCCCCAATTACGAAGTATTGCCGTCACCAGTGCCGCCCAAATGGAACAGGCTCTACTAGAAAATCTAGCCCAGGCGGATTGGGTTGTGATGGCCGCTGCCGTGGCGGATGTCAAACCGGCCCATTATTCCCCGACCAAACTCCCCAAACAGGCCCTGCCCCAGGCCTTGGCCCTAGAACCCGTGCCCGATATTGTGGCTAAGCTCAGTCAACAGCGCCACCCATCTCAAATAATTGTGGGTTTTGCCGCTCAAACAGGAGAGATTGTTTCTCCGGCCTTGGAAAAGTTACAGCGGAAAAAGTTAGATGTGATCGTGGCCAATCCGGTAGATCAAGCAGAAGCCGGTTTTGGCACAGATACCAATCAGGGCGTCATTTTAGACCGCTTTGGGCATCAGCAGACGATTGCCCCAGGGCCGAAGTTGGCCCTGGCCCATGCCCTTTGGGACTATCTGCAAACCCACTTTTGCCCATTGTCGTCGGTAGGGGACAATGAGAACTAG
- a CDS encoding thioredoxin family protein: MSLLEITDLEFAQELANTEQPVLVYFWAEWCGPCRLMSPSVKAIADQYDGRLKVLKLAVDPNPQSVAQCQVEGVPALRLFKQGNLVLSHEGAITKPKLLELLEPVLP; the protein is encoded by the coding sequence ATGAGCTTACTAGAAATCACTGACCTAGAATTTGCCCAGGAACTGGCCAATACGGAACAGCCTGTTCTAGTTTATTTTTGGGCTGAATGGTGCGGCCCCTGTCGTTTGATGTCTCCTTCGGTTAAGGCCATTGCGGATCAGTATGATGGTCGCCTAAAAGTCCTCAAGTTGGCCGTCGATCCCAATCCCCAGTCCGTTGCCCAATGCCAGGTGGAAGGGGTTCCGGCCCTGCGTCTTTTCAAGCAAGGTAACTTGGTACTTTCCCATGAAGGTGCGATTACCAAGCCGAAATTATTAGAATTGCTGGAGCCAGTCCTGCCCTAG
- a CDS encoding DUF3082 domain-containing protein — translation MTDLPPSDNSGVKAPVTPLRCLLGASISGALAWGLYGLTAAIAVSFATKPILSDNLFVQRIGAAVRTLVLGVASLGTFIFGFVAVGLILLATQLLWQQLFPKAPPEA, via the coding sequence ATGACTGATTTACCTCCCTCCGATAATAGCGGAGTCAAGGCCCCGGTGACTCCCCTACGTTGTCTACTTGGGGCAAGCATTTCTGGGGCCTTGGCCTGGGGCCTCTACGGCCTAACCGCCGCCATTGCCGTTAGTTTTGCCACCAAGCCCATCCTTTCCGATAATCTCTTCGTCCAACGAATCGGAGCTGCTGTTCGTACTTTGGTTCTGGGGGTTGCTTCCCTGGGCACTTTTATTTTTGGCTTTGTGGCGGTGGGGTTAATCCTGCTGGCGACCCAATTACTCTGGCAACAATTATTTCCCAAGGCCCCTCCTGAAGCCTAG